In Novosphingobium sp. P6W, a genomic segment contains:
- a CDS encoding LLM class flavin-dependent oxidoreductase, which produces MRFSIIHEAQMVDTTRANEQQVFRDVVEQSVFAEEMGFDVIWAVEHTALSQYAHMSAPETFLAYLAGRTSRIGIGHGVVCLPPAMNHPVKVAERIAMLDILSGGRVHFGMGKGGTQQEAGTFGYDLAELPPMIDESMYLIPKILRDGEVEHDGRFVKIPRRPIHPSPVQDPHPPLYMACTRADTLATAGSRGIGALVLGFAGPDDIAAKNAVYREAFRNRSAEDQVGFRPTEHLAALCPALVLNNRDTARRIGLRGQRFFVESLGHWYSGGPKPDIEDLDAGDSIEALTRHKEETVAWLSGEPIAVGGHHTETFEVAQDAYGTPEDCIRHVQRLADAGADEILFLFQMGGIPHELIMETIRNIGEQVIPHFRASALMPA; this is translated from the coding sequence ATGCGATTTTCAATCATTCACGAAGCCCAAATGGTGGACACCACCCGCGCAAATGAGCAGCAGGTGTTCCGCGACGTCGTCGAGCAGTCGGTCTTTGCCGAGGAGATGGGCTTCGACGTAATCTGGGCAGTCGAACATACCGCCCTCTCGCAATATGCCCACATGTCCGCGCCAGAGACATTTCTGGCCTATCTCGCCGGGCGTACCAGCCGGATCGGCATTGGCCACGGCGTCGTCTGTCTGCCGCCGGCAATGAACCATCCGGTCAAGGTCGCCGAGCGGATCGCCATGCTTGACATCCTCTCGGGCGGCCGCGTCCACTTCGGCATGGGCAAGGGCGGAACCCAGCAGGAAGCCGGAACCTTCGGCTACGATCTTGCCGAGCTGCCTCCCATGATCGACGAGAGCATGTATCTCATCCCGAAAATCCTGCGTGACGGCGAAGTGGAACATGATGGCCGTTTCGTGAAGATACCCCGTCGCCCGATTCATCCTTCGCCGGTCCAGGACCCGCACCCGCCGCTCTACATGGCCTGCACCCGTGCGGACACGCTGGCCACTGCCGGGTCGCGCGGCATTGGTGCCCTGGTGCTCGGTTTCGCCGGTCCGGACGACATCGCCGCCAAGAACGCGGTCTATCGCGAGGCTTTCCGCAACCGCAGCGCCGAGGATCAGGTCGGCTTCCGCCCGACCGAGCACTTGGCAGCGCTTTGCCCCGCGCTCGTCCTGAACAACCGCGACACGGCCCGCCGCATCGGACTGCGGGGACAGAGATTTTTCGTGGAATCGCTTGGTCATTGGTACTCTGGCGGCCCTAAGCCCGATATCGAGGACCTCGACGCGGGGGACAGCATCGAAGCGCTCACGCGTCACAAGGAAGAAACAGTCGCCTGGCTTTCGGGCGAGCCCATAGCCGTCGGCGGGCATCACACGGAAACCTTCGAAGTGGCGCAGGACGCCTACGGTACGCCCGAAGACTGCATACGCCATGTCCAGCGACTGGCAGACGCCGGCGCGGACGAGATACTATTTCTGTTCCAGATGGGCGGAATTCCTCACGAGCTGATCATGGAGACGATCCGCAACATCGGTGAACAGGTAATACCGCATTTCCGGGCTTCGGCATTGATGCCAGCCTAA
- a CDS encoding helix-turn-helix transcriptional regulator → MADSDALLQSLYAGLTIDPPWEDFLRALAEATGAAFATLLIGRGTLGIDAHVTPGIDAGSKRAYQRLSDADPFVALPEGKVVSFQDFVHHVPAPFRDWMNISGTGQILGVDLSRTGGIAVRLRLTRNAHQGDFSAEHSALVASLVPHLRIALDIHARLATTQVESQVFGNAMAEFSVATLIVDRKGAVLRRNAAAERLLADGRVLAEPGDVVHLRDPLAAAGFAAALAAPPPPDDAMRLALPLEDGAPLEARVHAVPPSACGDRAWLALFVASPARAQRLSEDALRTRFQFTRCEAALARLLGEGTALPQAARLQGMAYNTARSHLRGIFAKTGVHRQANLVALLRSGTI, encoded by the coding sequence TTGGCAGACAGCGATGCCCTGTTGCAAAGCCTCTATGCAGGTCTGACGATCGATCCGCCCTGGGAAGATTTCCTGCGCGCCCTTGCCGAGGCGACGGGCGCCGCATTCGCCACGCTGCTGATCGGGCGAGGAACGCTCGGCATCGACGCCCATGTGACGCCAGGCATCGATGCCGGAAGCAAGCGCGCTTATCAGCGCCTGTCGGATGCGGATCCCTTCGTCGCGCTGCCTGAAGGTAAAGTCGTATCCTTCCAGGATTTCGTGCATCACGTTCCGGCGCCTTTCCGGGATTGGATGAACATCTCCGGCACGGGCCAAATCCTCGGGGTCGACCTTAGCCGCACCGGCGGCATCGCGGTGCGGCTGCGGCTGACCCGCAATGCTCATCAGGGGGATTTCAGCGCAGAGCACAGCGCGCTTGTCGCCTCGCTCGTTCCGCATTTGCGCATCGCGCTCGACATCCACGCGCGGCTTGCCACAACCCAGGTGGAAAGCCAGGTCTTCGGAAATGCCATGGCCGAGTTCTCCGTCGCCACTCTGATCGTGGACCGCAAAGGAGCGGTTCTGCGGCGCAATGCCGCGGCGGAACGGCTGCTGGCGGATGGCCGCGTCCTCGCCGAGCCCGGCGATGTGGTCCACTTGCGCGATCCCCTTGCCGCAGCCGGCTTCGCCGCGGCACTGGCAGCACCCCCGCCCCCGGACGATGCTATGCGCCTGGCTCTACCGCTGGAGGACGGGGCGCCGCTCGAAGCGCGCGTGCATGCCGTGCCGCCCTCGGCTTGCGGCGATCGGGCGTGGCTTGCCCTCTTCGTAGCGAGCCCCGCCCGTGCGCAGCGCCTTTCAGAGGACGCCCTGCGCACCCGCTTCCAGTTCACCCGCTGCGAAGCTGCGCTCGCAAGGCTGCTTGGGGAAGGGACGGCCCTCCCGCAAGCAGCCCGGCTCCAGGGCATGGCATACAACACGGCGCGATCGCATCTGCGCGGCATCTTCGCCAAAACCGGCGTGCATCGTCAGGCGAATCTCGTGGCACTGCTCCGCTCCGGTACGATCTGA
- a CDS encoding TonB-dependent receptor: protein MARVIVAATSLALFAATDPALAQSLSTPEASESGEIVVTARRREEKLQDVPIAVTAVDTVALDSRGLDNVTQVGQIAPNIQFTPGQGGNSGGIAPFIRGVGENDFIITSDPAVGVYIDGVYVARTFGATTELLGVDRIEVLRGPQGTLFGKNTVGGAISIVSSVPGQRRTIQADIRYGSFNTVRGRVHAETPLSEKWSLGVSALGEFGEGWQKIPSGRNLGNRNVVAGKMALHYDDGTLDALLQVDGLRRRQNSAPHSLIAFTPTFLSDLQSTFIAPCCTVPGDIDRTDSTPALNRDDTDAVNVSLTLSADLGGPTLKSITAYRHVDAVFGRDGDASSAVNYAGDIHDEKARQYSQELQLAFDLGGRGSLLLGAFAYREKTWDDTRLVVADGLYSRLIAAGFDPGLATTLDLNIDFRNRQRTDNLAVFANGNYDLTDSLSLELGARYTWEKKRFTQSAMRVYSSAPLLSGTPQYTLEKSWDAFTPRASLSYKLRPDVMAYASYSRGFRSGGFNGRPTSLEEIGSYDPEHLTAYEAGIKTSFGRIGTINLALFRNEYRDQQILVSTVSPASGLLVVRTENAGRSRIQGLELETKVRASSRFTFTGALGLLDAKYLDYVSVINGVPTDVSDRRPKQAPDITANGSAVYTLPIADQTEGVFRLDAAYKSEVFVDPENSPLLRQPDHVLLNASAELRLLRSDISIRAGVDNITDRRVITAGYDARSSFGFVEAFYSPPRRYTLTLAYRH from the coding sequence ATGGCTCGTGTGATTGTTGCAGCAACGTCCCTGGCGCTCTTCGCCGCGACGGATCCCGCTCTAGCTCAGAGCTTATCCACCCCGGAAGCCAGCGAAAGCGGCGAGATTGTGGTCACGGCCAGGCGCCGGGAAGAAAAGCTGCAAGACGTGCCGATCGCCGTCACCGCTGTCGATACAGTCGCGCTGGACAGCCGCGGCCTCGACAACGTCACGCAGGTTGGCCAGATCGCGCCGAACATTCAGTTCACCCCCGGCCAGGGCGGCAATTCCGGCGGCATCGCGCCCTTCATCCGCGGGGTGGGCGAGAACGACTTCATCATCACCTCCGATCCGGCGGTGGGCGTCTATATCGACGGGGTCTACGTCGCCCGCACCTTCGGTGCGACGACCGAACTACTGGGCGTGGACCGCATCGAAGTCCTGCGCGGCCCGCAGGGTACGCTGTTCGGCAAGAACACGGTGGGCGGCGCGATCAGCATCGTCTCTTCGGTGCCGGGGCAGCGCCGGACGATCCAGGCCGACATTCGCTACGGCTCGTTCAATACCGTGCGCGGACGTGTTCACGCCGAAACACCGCTGTCCGAAAAGTGGTCGCTGGGTGTTTCCGCGCTCGGTGAATTCGGAGAGGGATGGCAGAAAATCCCGTCCGGACGAAATCTCGGAAACCGCAACGTTGTCGCCGGCAAGATGGCCCTTCATTACGATGACGGAACGCTCGATGCCCTGTTGCAGGTGGACGGATTGCGGCGCCGCCAGAACAGCGCGCCGCACAGCCTGATCGCCTTCACTCCGACCTTCCTGTCGGATCTCCAGTCCACATTCATCGCGCCCTGCTGCACGGTTCCCGGCGATATCGACCGTACGGACAGCACCCCGGCCCTCAACCGCGACGATACCGACGCCGTCAACGTCTCGCTTACGCTGAGCGCGGACCTCGGCGGCCCGACGCTGAAGTCAATCACCGCCTATCGTCATGTCGATGCCGTGTTCGGCCGTGACGGAGACGCATCGTCCGCTGTCAACTACGCAGGCGACATTCACGACGAGAAGGCTCGGCAATACAGTCAGGAACTGCAGCTAGCCTTCGATCTTGGCGGGCGCGGCTCGCTGCTCCTGGGCGCATTCGCCTATCGGGAGAAGACCTGGGACGATACCCGGCTGGTCGTCGCGGACGGCCTCTATTCGCGTCTCATCGCCGCCGGTTTTGATCCAGGTCTCGCGACCACGCTCGACCTTAACATCGATTTCCGCAACCGTCAGCGCACTGACAATCTCGCGGTGTTTGCCAACGGCAACTATGATTTGACCGACAGCCTCTCGCTGGAACTCGGTGCGCGCTACACCTGGGAGAAGAAGCGCTTCACCCAATCGGCCATGCGAGTCTACTCTAGTGCGCCCTTGCTGTCGGGTACACCCCAGTACACCTTGGAGAAGAGTTGGGATGCATTCACACCGCGCGCTTCGCTGTCCTACAAGCTGCGGCCCGACGTCATGGCCTACGCTTCCTACTCGCGCGGCTTTCGCTCCGGCGGCTTCAACGGACGTCCGACCTCTCTGGAGGAAATCGGCTCTTACGATCCCGAACATCTGACTGCCTATGAAGCTGGAATCAAAACCAGTTTCGGCCGTATCGGCACAATCAACCTCGCGCTGTTCCGAAACGAATACCGTGACCAGCAAATCCTCGTTTCGACGGTCAGCCCGGCCAGCGGCCTACTGGTGGTGCGCACGGAAAATGCCGGCCGTTCCCGGATTCAGGGTCTAGAGCTCGAGACCAAAGTGCGCGCCTCTAGCCGCTTCACCTTCACCGGCGCGCTCGGCCTGCTCGACGCCAAGTATTTGGACTATGTGTCCGTCATCAACGGCGTACCGACGGACGTCAGCGACCGCCGGCCCAAGCAGGCGCCTGACATCACCGCGAACGGAAGCGCGGTCTATACCCTGCCTATTGCCGACCAAACCGAGGGCGTGTTCCGTCTTGATGCAGCTTACAAGAGCGAGGTCTTCGTGGATCCCGAAAACTCGCCGCTGCTGCGCCAGCCCGACCATGTTTTATTGAACGCAAGCGCAGAGCTGCGCTTGCTCCGCAGCGACATTTCAATCCGAGCTGGAGTGGACAATATCACCGACCGGCGAGTCATCACTGCAGGCTATGACGCCCGCTCCAGCTTCGGTTTCGTAGAGGCCTTCTACTCACCTCCCCGGCGCTATACACTGACGCTTGCCTATCGCCATTGA
- a CDS encoding nuclear transport factor 2 family protein → MGFTAKQLSDLEEIRMVKHRYFRAIDTADMDLLATLFTENISVHYRGGTYEVRCEGIGDMLEFLANSFHSGAVAMHHGHMPEITLTGTDAAEGIWYLEDIFVNLESRTHTTGSAIYRDIYRREGGRWKIARTEYDRVFEMIRPLADEAKITFHHLAAKGRKPEERTDIGHLITWTGK, encoded by the coding sequence TTGGGTTTCACGGCTAAGCAACTTTCGGACCTCGAAGAGATCCGCATGGTAAAACACCGCTACTTCCGGGCGATCGACACCGCGGACATGGATCTGCTGGCCACACTCTTCACCGAGAACATTTCCGTCCACTACCGCGGTGGAACTTACGAAGTGCGCTGCGAGGGCATCGGCGACATGCTCGAATTTCTCGCGAACAGCTTCCATTCGGGTGCAGTTGCCATGCACCATGGCCACATGCCGGAGATCACGCTGACCGGCACCGACGCCGCCGAGGGGATCTGGTATCTGGAGGACATCTTCGTCAATCTCGAAAGCCGTACCCATACGACGGGAAGTGCGATCTACCGCGACATTTATCGACGTGAAGGTGGCCGCTGGAAAATCGCTCGCACTGAGTACGACCGCGTCTTTGAAATGATCCGCCCTTTGGCGGACGAGGCGAAGATCACCTTCCATCACCTCGCCGCCAAGGGGCGCAAACCCGAAGAGCGTACGGACATCGGCCACCTCATCACCTGGACCGGGAAATGA
- a CDS encoding SDR family oxidoreductase — MSEAGRGRVAIVTGGTRGIGAAIVQLLLEQGFAVATCGRTPPQEPVTANGLAAEFESCDIRDPEAVRAWIDGVAGRHGRIDLVVNNAGGSPQAQAATASPRFSERILQLNLLAPLHVSQAAYRHLRASRGAIVNIASVSGVRPSPDTAIYGAAKAGLLSLTTSLAQEWGPEVRVNAVIVGLIETESAEMTYGSVHAQERIAASLPLGRLGRGRDIAEAVAFLASPAAAYVSGAQLEVHGGGERPLFLEIVKDEAAGS; from the coding sequence GTGAGCGAAGCAGGGCGGGGCAGGGTGGCTATCGTTACCGGGGGAACGAGGGGAATTGGCGCTGCCATTGTGCAGCTCCTGCTTGAACAGGGCTTTGCAGTCGCCACATGCGGCCGTACGCCGCCCCAGGAGCCTGTCACGGCGAACGGCCTCGCCGCCGAATTCGAGAGCTGCGACATCCGCGATCCCGAAGCAGTTCGCGCCTGGATAGACGGTGTCGCCGGTCGGCATGGACGGATCGATCTGGTCGTCAACAACGCCGGCGGTTCGCCGCAGGCTCAGGCTGCCACCGCGAGCCCGCGCTTTTCGGAACGCATCTTGCAGCTCAACTTGCTTGCGCCGCTCCATGTGTCGCAGGCAGCCTATCGTCATCTGAGGGCTTCACGCGGCGCGATCGTCAATATTGCCAGCGTTTCGGGCGTCCGACCCTCGCCGGACACGGCGATCTACGGAGCGGCGAAGGCGGGCCTGTTGAGCCTTACAACTAGCCTGGCGCAGGAGTGGGGTCCGGAGGTGCGGGTGAATGCCGTGATCGTCGGTCTGATCGAAACCGAGTCCGCGGAAATGACCTATGGAAGCGTCCATGCGCAGGAGCGCATCGCCGCCTCGCTTCCCCTGGGCCGCCTGGGCCGTGGCCGCGATATTGCTGAGGCCGTGGCGTTTCTGGCCTCGCCTGCGGCCGCTTATGTCAGCGGCGCACAGCTGGAAGTTCATGGTGGCGGCGAGCGTCCGCTTTTCCTCGAAATCGTGAAGGACGAGGCCGCAGGCTCGTGA
- a CDS encoding SDR family oxidoreductase — translation MTEEEKVFSGGVAVITGAGAGIGMGLARRCGQIGMTVVVTDIDEAKARAVAAEIVAAGGKAEARRVDVSKPEALDSLAQGVFDRHGAVRLLVNNAGIETIGYTWEIPVARWETTLNVNIHGVVHGVRAFVPHMLRAGEEAWIGNLASIGSFGQMPTQTAYIMSKHAIQAFSECLYLEMQLAKAPINVCSIVPGMLKTSIFDAAAGAGEPEGAATHRAIMAEMMANYGMDLDEGCRTFVAGMAARKFWISSQPEMTEQSLEGRIAFFRNQETPMLNDQTRQLLGVQ, via the coding sequence ATGACGGAAGAAGAAAAAGTATTCTCCGGCGGCGTCGCCGTCATCACCGGTGCGGGCGCAGGTATCGGCATGGGCCTGGCCCGCCGCTGCGGGCAAATCGGCATGACCGTCGTCGTCACCGACATCGATGAGGCGAAGGCCCGGGCGGTCGCTGCCGAAATCGTCGCGGCAGGCGGCAAGGCCGAAGCCCGGCGCGTGGACGTCTCCAAGCCCGAAGCGCTGGATTCGCTGGCGCAGGGCGTGTTCGACAGGCACGGCGCCGTGCGGCTCCTGGTCAACAACGCCGGTATCGAAACCATCGGCTATACCTGGGAAATCCCCGTCGCCCGCTGGGAAACCACGCTGAACGTCAATATCCACGGCGTCGTCCACGGCGTGCGCGCTTTCGTGCCCCACATGCTACGTGCCGGGGAGGAAGCCTGGATCGGCAACCTTGCCTCTATCGGCTCGTTCGGGCAGATGCCGACACAAACCGCCTATATCATGAGCAAGCACGCCATCCAGGCGTTCAGCGAGTGCCTCTATCTCGAAATGCAGCTGGCCAAGGCGCCGATCAACGTCTGCTCGATCGTGCCCGGCATGCTCAAGACCAGCATCTTCGACGCTGCCGCGGGCGCCGGGGAACCTGAAGGCGCGGCCACCCACCGTGCGATCATGGCCGAGATGATGGCGAACTATGGCATGGACCTCGACGAGGGCTGCCGCACATTCGTGGCCGGCATGGCCGCGCGCAAGTTCTGGATTTCCAGCCAGCCGGAAATGACTGAGCAGTCGCTCGAAGGCCGCATCGCCTTCTTCCGCAACCAGGAGACACCGATGCTCAACGACCAGACGCGCCAGTTGCTGGGCGTCCAGTAA
- a CDS encoding SDR family NAD(P)-dependent oxidoreductase — MSEQRLAGKIAVITGGARGMGAATARRFVEAGAQVIVADLLEAEGAALVEELGAAATFQRLDVSDEGSWADLVSAATRNHGRIDALVNNAAVVAFGPIVEFTSEQIDRVLGINVKGTMLGLKHIGGLMCEAKGGAIVNISSVDGLRGVNSLGLYSSSKWAVRGLTKTAALEFGHHGVRVNSVHPGGVNTVMGNPQGLEGEAKNEGYERVALQRIGEPEEIAAATLFLCSDEASYVTGAELAVDGGWGAGYYHHFLPGAPAALTSI, encoded by the coding sequence ATGTCTGAACAGCGACTGGCCGGCAAGATCGCCGTCATCACTGGGGGGGCTCGCGGCATGGGCGCGGCTACAGCAAGGCGTTTCGTCGAAGCGGGGGCCCAGGTCATCGTCGCCGATCTTTTGGAAGCGGAGGGCGCGGCTTTAGTAGAAGAACTCGGCGCGGCTGCGACCTTCCAGCGCCTCGATGTCTCCGATGAAGGTAGCTGGGCAGATCTGGTCTCGGCAGCCACACGCAATCACGGCCGAATAGACGCCCTGGTCAATAATGCTGCTGTGGTGGCGTTCGGCCCGATCGTCGAGTTCACATCCGAGCAAATCGACCGCGTGCTGGGCATCAATGTGAAAGGTACAATGCTTGGGCTCAAGCACATCGGCGGACTGATGTGCGAAGCCAAGGGTGGCGCCATCGTCAACATCTCGTCAGTGGACGGGCTTCGCGGCGTCAATTCCCTGGGCCTCTACAGTAGCTCCAAATGGGCCGTACGCGGTCTGACCAAGACCGCCGCGCTCGAATTCGGCCATCATGGCGTCCGGGTGAACTCTGTCCATCCGGGCGGCGTCAACACTGTCATGGGCAATCCGCAGGGTCTGGAAGGTGAGGCCAAGAACGAAGGCTACGAGCGCGTTGCGCTTCAACGCATCGGCGAGCCCGAGGAAATCGCCGCGGCCACTCTCTTCCTTTGCTCGGATGAAGCGAGCTACGTCACCGGAGCGGAGCTAGCAGTGGATGGCGGCTGGGGCGCGGGATATTACCATCACTTCCTGCCTGGCGCGCCGGCCGCACTGACCTCGATTTGA
- a CDS encoding MFS transporter → MEVSAPHVKDRSRSYPLYILVLLLLLNTLSAADRHLFSILIPAIKSEFRASDGLLGLIGGPGFIVSYVLCSMPLARLADRWSRRGVVALSAMLWSGATAACGLTANIGQLAAARMVVGVGEAGGLPPSQAMLASLFGERRRSAVMGALASGTHFGLVVGLLGGAAIASLWGWRAAFFCLAIPGFPLALLLWFTGPGPKDTAVIGSRAPSLGVWAALRQCWAIRSLRLLAIGVGTFNIFGYAGAVWMPTFFMRSHGMSAVQAAAWLGLGAAVGGIAGSLASGMAADRLLRFGPQWQLRLPAIAFLLAFPINIAVFTLPGGTGFSLAGLHVPGVACLSVLNAFLLASWAGPAFAAAARLVQPSMRAQATAMIVVVINVIGSTVGPSLGGLVSDLLAGLAGAESLRLGLLAMSSLTVAGGLVLWRAAAHYPSDLADAKTTAWL, encoded by the coding sequence ATGGAGGTCTCCGCTCCCCATGTTAAGGACAGGAGCCGGTCCTATCCACTCTATATCCTTGTGCTGCTTCTCCTGCTGAACACGCTCAGTGCCGCCGACCGGCATCTGTTCTCCATCCTGATCCCGGCGATCAAGTCGGAGTTCCGCGCGAGCGATGGTTTGCTGGGTCTTATCGGTGGTCCCGGCTTCATCGTCAGCTATGTCCTGTGCTCGATGCCGCTCGCCAGGCTGGCGGATCGCTGGTCGCGCCGCGGCGTCGTCGCTCTTTCCGCAATGCTATGGAGCGGCGCAACAGCCGCATGCGGACTAACCGCCAACATCGGCCAACTCGCGGCCGCCCGCATGGTCGTGGGGGTCGGAGAGGCCGGGGGCCTGCCGCCCTCCCAAGCAATGCTCGCCTCATTATTCGGAGAAAGGCGCCGCTCGGCGGTGATGGGGGCATTGGCGTCCGGCACCCATTTCGGACTGGTCGTAGGATTGCTCGGCGGAGCCGCCATCGCCTCGCTATGGGGATGGCGCGCGGCGTTCTTCTGCCTGGCCATTCCCGGTTTCCCGCTCGCCTTGCTCCTCTGGTTCACCGGCCCCGGCCCCAAGGACACCGCCGTCATCGGATCGCGCGCGCCAAGCCTTGGCGTCTGGGCGGCCTTGCGCCAGTGCTGGGCCATCAGATCGCTACGTCTGCTCGCCATCGGTGTCGGAACCTTCAACATCTTCGGCTATGCTGGTGCCGTATGGATGCCGACCTTCTTCATGCGCTCGCATGGCATGAGCGCGGTACAAGCGGCTGCCTGGCTGGGGCTAGGCGCGGCGGTCGGCGGGATTGCGGGGAGCCTTGCCAGCGGCATGGCCGCAGACCGCCTCCTTCGCTTCGGCCCGCAGTGGCAGCTTCGCCTGCCGGCGATAGCCTTCCTTCTGGCATTTCCGATCAATATCGCCGTCTTCACGCTTCCTGGCGGCACCGGCTTCTCGCTGGCCGGACTGCACGTTCCCGGCGTGGCCTGCCTTTCGGTACTGAACGCCTTTCTGCTCGCAAGCTGGGCTGGACCGGCATTTGCTGCGGCGGCCCGACTGGTGCAACCTTCCATGCGAGCGCAGGCGACGGCGATGATTGTCGTCGTCATCAACGTGATCGGCAGTACTGTCGGCCCATCGCTCGGCGGGCTTGTTAGCGATCTCTTGGCCGGTCTCGCCGGCGCAGAGTCGCTGCGTCTCGGACTGCTGGCGATGTCCTCTCTGACGGTCGCGGGAGGACTCGTCCTGTGGCGGGCCGCTGCTCATTATCCATCGGATCTTGCAGATGCGAAGACGACCGCATGGCTGTGA
- a CDS encoding GMC family oxidoreductase, whose amino-acid sequence MADTYEFIIVGAGSAGCVLADRLSRNPRNRVLLLEAGKRDRSIFIHAPGGLLPIMYRGMFQWMHVSVPQAHAGGRQMYTPRGKVLGGSSSINGMVYDRGSASDYDRWRQLGNEGWSYEDVLPYFKKLEDYQPGGEIDFHGQGGPVLVTQPGIQHPLAVAFRDAALASGLPYNSDPSGSIREGVFAADVTASAGRRWSAARAYLKPAMKRPNLRVITEAQVQRLIVENGRATGVAWMREGGIHTARASREVIVSAGAIHSPWILMLSGIGDASHLREVGAEVIHDLPGVGKNYRDHVALTVKQHCTQPVSLFNVFHPLVAAKAVVDFALFRKGPLATPPAEVGAYLRTMPGAEIPDVKVHFAMALYEAMGRELIMKHGYFAHVDLLDPESVGEIRLTGAHSSAPLSIDPNILSTPGDLARGRAAIRAVRDIFAQRPFDTFRGEELVPGAAIQSDDELDDYLRATAVSDIHAVGTCRMGHDPLAVVDPQLRVRGIGGLRVVDASVMPRVPGGNTNVPVMMVAEKAADMILAA is encoded by the coding sequence ATGGCTGACACTTACGAGTTCATTATCGTCGGCGCCGGCTCGGCAGGTTGTGTGCTGGCGGATCGCCTGTCGCGAAACCCGCGCAATCGCGTTCTCCTGCTGGAAGCAGGCAAGCGGGATCGCAGCATTTTCATTCACGCACCGGGGGGGCTTCTGCCGATCATGTATCGCGGAATGTTCCAGTGGATGCATGTTTCCGTGCCGCAAGCGCATGCCGGCGGCCGGCAGATGTACACACCGCGCGGCAAAGTCCTTGGGGGATCATCGTCAATCAATGGGATGGTCTACGATCGCGGTTCAGCGTCCGACTACGACAGGTGGCGACAGCTTGGTAACGAAGGCTGGAGTTACGAAGACGTCCTTCCCTATTTCAAGAAACTTGAAGATTATCAGCCCGGCGGCGAAATCGACTTTCACGGCCAGGGCGGACCCGTGCTCGTCACCCAGCCCGGCATCCAGCACCCGCTCGCGGTCGCGTTTCGCGACGCTGCGCTTGCCAGCGGCCTGCCCTATAATTCCGACCCTAGCGGCTCTATTCGAGAGGGAGTCTTCGCTGCAGACGTCACGGCCTCCGCCGGGCGCCGGTGGAGCGCGGCGCGCGCTTACCTGAAGCCTGCAATGAAGCGCCCGAACCTGCGCGTCATCACCGAAGCCCAGGTCCAGCGGCTGATCGTTGAGAACGGTCGCGCAACCGGAGTAGCATGGATGCGTGAGGGTGGCATCCACACCGCGCGCGCGTCGCGGGAAGTGATCGTTTCGGCCGGAGCGATCCATTCGCCCTGGATCCTGATGCTGTCCGGCATCGGCGATGCCAGCCACTTGCGCGAGGTGGGCGCCGAGGTAATTCACGATCTGCCCGGCGTGGGAAAGAACTATCGCGATCATGTGGCATTGACCGTCAAGCAGCACTGCACCCAGCCGGTATCCCTGTTCAATGTCTTCCATCCGCTCGTCGCCGCCAAGGCGGTCGTCGACTTTGCGCTATTCCGAAAGGGGCCGCTGGCGACGCCGCCAGCCGAAGTGGGCGCTTATTTGCGCACCATGCCCGGTGCCGAGATACCGGACGTGAAGGTTCACTTCGCAATGGCCCTCTACGAGGCGATGGGCCGCGAGTTGATCATGAAGCACGGGTATTTCGCCCATGTCGACTTGCTCGATCCCGAAAGCGTGGGTGAAATCCGGCTGACCGGCGCGCACAGTTCGGCACCTCTGTCGATCGACCCGAACATCCTTTCCACGCCAGGCGATTTGGCCAGGGGTCGCGCAGCGATCCGCGCGGTGCGTGACATCTTCGCTCAACGCCCGTTTGATACATTCCGGGGCGAGGAATTGGTGCCAGGGGCCGCAATCCAGTCGGATGACGAACTCGACGACTATCTACGCGCCACCGCGGTATCTGACATTCATGCCGTCGGCACCTGCCGCATGGGCCACGATCCGCTCGCAGTAGTCGATCCGCAGCTTCGGGTGCGGGGCATTGGGGGATTGCGCGTGGTAGATGCCTCCGTCATGCCCCGCGTGCCGGGCGGAAACACCAATGTCCCGGTAATGATGGTGGCCGAAAAAGCAGCCGATATGATTCTGGCAGCCTGA
- a CDS encoding SRPBCC domain-containing protein, with translation MPDTATQPHDPFTLYDPEILVASEPVEIDAPARIVWDILTALDRYGEWNPFCVWAQSTLEMGAPVHMKLVNYANPGELAPNCEFICGFEPERLLSWEMPDSAQWPYPARRDQMIEALGPERCRYQSTDAFTGPNGIHVMRFCGPWITRAFNDTAKALKWRAEAMHRGPLS, from the coding sequence ATGCCGGATACCGCAACGCAGCCCCATGATCCCTTCACGCTCTACGATCCAGAGATTCTCGTCGCTTCCGAGCCTGTTGAAATCGACGCGCCGGCAAGGATCGTTTGGGACATCCTGACGGCGCTGGATCGCTATGGCGAATGGAACCCGTTTTGCGTATGGGCTCAATCGACTTTGGAGATGGGCGCTCCTGTTCACATGAAGCTTGTGAACTACGCCAACCCGGGCGAGCTCGCGCCTAACTGCGAGTTCATCTGTGGGTTCGAGCCGGAACGCCTGCTTTCTTGGGAAATGCCTGACAGTGCGCAGTGGCCCTATCCCGCGCGGCGCGACCAGATGATCGAGGCTCTTGGCCCCGAGCGATGCCGCTACCAGTCGACCGACGCTTTCACCGGGCCAAACGGCATCCATGTCATGCGCTTTTGCGGTCCTTGGATCACCCGCGCCTTTAATGACACGGCCAAGGCGCTGAAGTGGAGGGCGGAGGCCATGCACCGGGGCCCGCTATCGTAA